A section of the Lutra lutra chromosome 3, mLutLut1.2, whole genome shotgun sequence genome encodes:
- the TNFAIP6 gene encoding tumor necrosis factor-inducible gene 6 protein yields MIILTYLFVLLWEEVHGWGYKNGIFHNSIWLEQAAGVYHREARAGKYKLTYAEAKAVCEYEGGRLATYKQVEAARKIGFHVCAAGWMAKGRVGYPIVKPGPNCGFGKTGIIDYGVRLNRSERWDAYCYNPQAKECGGVFTDPKRIFKSPGFPNEYDDNQICYWHIRLKYGQRIHLSFLDFDLEDDPACFADYVEIYDSYDDVHGFVGRYCGDELPEDIVSTGNVMTLKFLSDASVTAGGFQIKYVAVDPLSKSSQGKNTSTTSTGNKNFLAGRFSHL; encoded by the exons ATGATCATCTTAACTTACTTATTTGTCCTGCTGTGGGAAGAGGTTCACGGATGGGGATACAAGAATGGAATTTTTCATAACTCCATATGGCTTG AACAAGCAGCAGGTGTGTACCACAGAGAAGCGCGGGCTGGCAAGTACAAGCTCACCTACGCAGAAGCCAAGGCAGTGTGCGAATATGAAGGCGGCCGACTCGCCACCTACAAGCAAGTAGAGGCAGCCAGAAAAATTG GATTTCATGTCTGTGCTGCTGGGTGGATGGCCAAGGGCAGAGTGGGATACCCCATTGTGAAACCAGGGCCCAACTGTGGATTTGGAAAAACTGGGATTATTGATTACGGAGTCCGTCTTAATAGGAGTGAAAGATGGGATGCCTATTGCTACAACCCACAAG CAAAAGAGTGTGGTGGTGTCTTTACAGATCCAAAGCGAATTTTTAAATCTCCAGGCTTCCCAAATGAGTACGATGATAACCAGATCTGTTACTGGCACATTAGACTCAAGTATGGTCAGCGTATTCACCTGAGCTTTTTGGACTTTGACCTTGAAGATGACCCAGCTTGCTTCGCTGACTATGTTGAAATATATGACAGTTATGATGATGTCCATGGTTTTGTAGGAAG aTACTGTGGAGATGAACTTCCAGAAGACATCGTTAGCACAG gaaaTGTCATGACCTTGAAGTTTCTCAGTGATGCTTCAGTGACTGCAGGAGGTTTCCAAATCAAGTACGTTGCAGTGGATCCGCTATCCAAATCCAGTCAAGGAAAAAACACAAGTACTACTTCTACCGGGAATAAAAACTTCTTAGCTGGAAGATTTAGCcatttataa
- the LOC125095532 gene encoding protein CEBPZOS-like: MGERSFLSSCGVVAQQVPVLHNVSLASSSYSAAGRPAKKIFKGVLVAELLGVFGAYFLFNKMNTSQDFRQMMSKKFPFILEVYYKSIEQSGMYGVREQDQEKWLNSKN, translated from the exons ATGGGAGAAAGGAGCTTTCTATCTAGTTGTGGTGTGGTTGCCCAGCAAGTTCCTGTGTTGCACAATGTTTCTTTAGCATCCAGCTCCTACAGTGCTGCAGG gcgcccggcaaaGAAGATCTTTAAAGGAGTTTTAGTAGCTGAACTCTTGGGCGTTTTTGgagcatattttttatttaataagatgAACACAAGCCAAGATTTCAGGCAAATGATGAGCAAGAAATTTCCCTTCATCTTGGAAGTTTATTACAAATCCATTGAACAGTCTGGAATGTATGGAGTCAGAGAGCAAGATCAAGAAAAATGGTTGAATAGCAAAAATTAG
- the LOC125095533 gene encoding LOW QUALITY PROTEIN: protein phosphatase 1 regulatory subunit 1A-like (The sequence of the model RefSeq protein was modified relative to this genomic sequence to represent the inferred CDS: inserted 2 bases in 1 codon; substituted 1 base at 1 genomic stop codon) has translation MTRLNQKQTTLNQLQDNSPWKIRFTXPTAGAAPXPQAAEQIHNRCSTPATVRLTSDQSSSETDEEWIPNRHLKSTLAMSPWQREKVTRTALTMKKLAESIPKTQRRHSEKPSPEELLPHIPPSDSQGASLLRE, from the exons ATGACCAGACTGAATCAAAAGCAAACAACATtaaatca ACTACAAGACAACAGCCCCTGGAAAATCCGGTTTAC TCCGACTGCCGGAGCTGCACCTTGACCCCAGGCAGCAGAGCAGATTCACAACCGTTGCTCCACCCCTGCCACCGTCAGGCTGACCAGTGACCAGTCATCCTCAGAGACAGATGAAGAGTGGATCCCCAAC CGCCATCTTAAGTCCACTTTGGCCATGTCTCCATGGCAACGGGAGAAGGTGACAAGGACCGCACTCACAATGAAAAAGCTTGCAGAATCCATCCCTAAAACTCAGAGGAGGCACAGTGAGAAACCCAGCCCAGAGGAACTCTTACCCCATATACCACCATCGGATTCCCAGGGAGCCAGCTTGCTCCGAGAGTGA